In Panicum virgatum strain AP13 chromosome 4N, P.virgatum_v5, whole genome shotgun sequence, a single window of DNA contains:
- the LOC120670079 gene encoding uncharacterized protein LOC120670079 has product MRISEQLGSSAVDMQVYQGEVDEDGTLDKTDEQPTQCLKLEISDSFLTSIALMLAWDRSAFLQSKYNDRIKYEELTTAQNQHTSAKNYKRVSTELPLLSLTIGNKKFIRTGDCNILASFCYVTQLVVCKFYEKLTRRVDIPFSNITSLIVCFDNGGFDTLRIKARSSLEYFYADKPLPGKFTSWKVDDSKQDNCFPESKFVFLEIEKGKLEKGLAKLLYIDPRLQRTVEFARATGDQHMYQGQVQAHTQQTNMSAPQPFLSVNVLPTLEGDYSMFLSTLHS; this is encoded by the exons ATGAGAATCTCTGAGCAGCTGGGTAGCAGCGCCGTTGACATGCAAGTATATCAG GGAGAGGTAGATGAAGATGGCACACTTGATAAGACAGATGAGCAGCCGACTCAATGTCTGAAGCTCGAAATAAGCGACTCCTTTCTGACATCCATTGCGCTCATGCTGGCTTGGGACAGGAGTGCTTTTCTTCAAAGCAAATATAATGATAGGATCAAATATGAGGAGCTCACAACTGCACAGAACCAGCATACGAGTGCCAAGAATTACAAAAGAGTTTCGACTGAGCTGCCTCTTCTATCACTTACCATCGGCAACAAGAAG TTCATTCGTACTGGTGACTGCAACATACTCGCTTCTTTCTGCTACGTAACACAGCTAGTCGTGTGCAAGTTCTATGAAAAGCTGACTAGAAGGGTTGATATCCCCTTCTCGAACATCACATCTCTTATTGTCTGTTTTGACAATGGAGGATTTGATACCTTGAGAATAAAG GCGAGATCTTCACTCGAATATTTCTATGCTGATAAGCCACTTCCTGGAAAGTTTACTAGCTGGAAAGTGGACGACTCCAAACAAGATAACTGTTTTCCTGAGTCAAA ATTTGTCTTCCTTGAGATAGAGAAGGGGAAGCTTGAAAAGGGTCTTGCAAAACTATTGTATATTGATCCAAGATTACAGCGTACAGTGGAATTTGCAAGGGCTACTGGTGACCAACACATGTACCAAGGCCAAGTCCAAGCTCACACACAGCAAACCAACATGTCTGCTCCTCAGCCGTTCCTATCTGTCAATGTGCTCCCTACATTGGAGGGAGATTATAGTATGTTCTTATCAACTCTTCATTCATAG